In endosymbiont of unidentified scaly snail isolate Monju, the following are encoded in one genomic region:
- a CDS encoding EAL and HDOD domain-containing protein: MMLPAPAPPSPADAPPASVRVGRQAIFDRQLEVFGYELLFRSADSGNRCTSIDGDNATSSTILNAFIEIGFDRLTGGKPAFLNLTRNFFTEMPHLPFQPDAVVLEVLEDIPVDDRLIEAVRQLHDQGYRVALDDYLFEQRWQPLLPWVDIVKVEITEQSLAEMPHRTAPLRERGLTLLAEKVETREQYRFLLECGFELFQGYFFARPEVIREDRLPESHLVVIRLLAQLNDPQVEIEQIAELIAQDPALSYKMLRLINSAAVGLSRQVDSIHQAVVLLGLQRVRAWASLFVMAGVDHAPSELLHLGLFRAALCERLSRQSGIGRPDTGYTMGLLSILDGLLSLPMAQAVQELPLPPEIQRAISHHEGEHGLLLRAALALEAGTPLPKDSRLQLDDNSLMDTFLAASEQAFAVLDALH; this comes from the coding sequence ATGATGCTTCCAGCCCCAGCCCCCCCGTCACCGGCGGATGCACCTCCGGCCTCGGTACGCGTCGGTCGCCAGGCCATCTTCGACCGGCAACTCGAGGTCTTCGGCTACGAGCTGCTGTTCCGCAGCGCCGACAGCGGCAACCGCTGCACCTCGATTGACGGCGACAACGCGACCTCCAGCACCATCCTCAACGCCTTCATCGAGATCGGCTTCGATCGCCTCACCGGCGGCAAGCCCGCCTTCCTGAACCTGACCCGGAACTTCTTCACCGAGATGCCACACCTCCCTTTCCAGCCCGATGCCGTGGTGCTGGAAGTACTGGAAGACATCCCGGTGGACGATCGTCTGATCGAGGCCGTGCGACAGCTGCACGACCAGGGCTACCGGGTCGCGCTGGACGACTACCTGTTCGAACAGCGTTGGCAACCCCTGCTGCCCTGGGTGGACATCGTCAAGGTGGAAATCACCGAACAAAGTCTGGCGGAGATGCCGCACCGGACCGCCCCGCTGCGCGAGCGCGGCCTCACCCTGCTGGCAGAAAAGGTCGAGACCCGGGAGCAGTATCGCTTCCTGCTCGAGTGCGGCTTCGAGCTGTTCCAGGGCTATTTCTTCGCCCGCCCCGAGGTGATCCGCGAGGATCGCCTGCCCGAGTCCCACCTGGTGGTGATACGCCTGCTCGCCCAGCTCAACGACCCCCAGGTCGAGATCGAACAGATCGCGGAACTCATCGCCCAGGACCCGGCCCTGAGCTACAAGATGCTGCGCCTGATCAACTCCGCGGCGGTGGGCCTGAGCCGGCAGGTCGATTCCATCCACCAGGCGGTGGTGCTGCTGGGCCTGCAACGCGTCCGCGCCTGGGCCAGTCTGTTCGTGATGGCCGGCGTGGACCATGCGCCCTCGGAACTGCTGCACCTGGGCCTGTTCCGTGCCGCCCTGTGCGAACGCCTCTCGCGGCAGAGCGGCATCGGCCGACCCGACACCGGCTACACCATGGGCCTGCTGTCCATCCTCGACGGCCTGCTGTCACTGCCCATGGCACAGGCCGTGCAGGAACTGCCACTGCCACCCGAGATCCAGCGTGCCATCAGCCACCACGAGGGCGAACACGGCCTGCTGCTGCGCGCCGCGCTGGCGCTGGAGGCGGGCACCCCCCTGCCCAAGGACTCACGTCTGCAACTCGACGACAACAGCCTGATGGACACCTTCCTTGCCGCCAGCGAACAGGCCTTCGCCGTCCTCGACGCGCTGCACTGA
- a CDS encoding DesA family fatty acid desaturase, with translation MIEGLLQLSWWQLILATLTMSHVTIVAVTVYLHRAQAHRALTLHPLVAHFFRFWLWLTTGMVTGEWVAVHRYHHARCETEDDPHSPQVKGIRKVLWQGVELYRKAIADQGLIERFSHGTPDDWLERHVYRRCSLGISLMLVIDLVLFGAAGLAVWAVQMAWIPFWAAGVINGLGHWWGYRNFASPDAATNISPWGILIGGEELHNNHHAFPSSVRLSARWFEFDIGWFYIRLLSLLGMARIRRVALRPLLDAGKAHVDTETVKAVVVHSMYVLADYAQQVIRPVARAELCRSERHCRRLARQAWRQLGTDGARLDAAARERLQGIWGRSAASQEVLLESLQQWCREAEASGIRALQEFAERVRSYRPAVAV, from the coding sequence ATGATCGAAGGCCTTTTGCAACTGTCCTGGTGGCAGTTGATCCTGGCAACCCTGACGATGAGCCATGTCACCATCGTTGCGGTCACCGTCTACCTGCATCGCGCTCAGGCGCATCGCGCGCTCACCCTGCACCCCCTGGTGGCGCATTTCTTCCGTTTCTGGCTGTGGCTGACCACCGGCATGGTGACCGGTGAGTGGGTGGCCGTGCATCGCTACCACCACGCCCGTTGCGAGACCGAGGACGACCCGCACAGCCCGCAGGTCAAGGGTATTCGCAAGGTGCTCTGGCAAGGCGTCGAGCTGTATCGCAAGGCGATCGCCGACCAGGGTCTGATCGAGCGCTTCTCGCACGGTACCCCCGACGACTGGCTCGAGCGCCATGTCTACCGCCGATGCTCGCTGGGCATCAGTCTGATGCTGGTGATCGATCTGGTACTGTTCGGTGCGGCCGGACTGGCGGTGTGGGCGGTGCAGATGGCCTGGATACCCTTCTGGGCCGCCGGGGTCATCAATGGTCTGGGGCACTGGTGGGGCTATCGCAACTTCGCCTCGCCGGACGCCGCGACCAACATCTCGCCCTGGGGCATCCTCATCGGCGGCGAGGAACTGCACAACAATCACCATGCCTTCCCCAGCTCGGTCAGGCTGTCGGCGCGCTGGTTCGAGTTCGACATCGGCTGGTTCTACATCCGTCTGCTGTCCCTGCTGGGAATGGCGCGGATTCGGCGGGTTGCGCTCCGGCCACTGCTGGATGCCGGCAAGGCCCATGTCGATACCGAGACCGTGAAGGCCGTGGTAGTGCACAGCATGTACGTGCTGGCCGACTATGCCCAGCAGGTGATCCGCCCGGTGGCCCGCGCGGAGCTGTGCCGGTCGGAGCGGCATTGTCGGCGGCTGGCGCGCCAGGCGTGGCGCCAGCTTGGCACAGATGGCGCGCGGTTGGACGCAGCGGCGCGCGAGCGCCTGCAGGGGATATGGGGCCGTTCGGCGGCCAGCCAGGAGGTGTTGCTCGAATCCTTGCAGCAGTGGTGTCGCGAGGCCGAGGCCAGCGGCATCCGCGCCTTGCAGGAGTTCGCCGAGCGGGTGCGCAGCTATCGCCCGGCGGTCGCTGTCTGA
- the rpmB gene encoding 50S ribosomal protein L28, with translation MSKVCQVTGKRPMTGNNVSHSHRKTRRRFLPNLHYHRFWVESEQRFVRLRVSAAGMRIIDKKGIDAVLAELRARGEKV, from the coding sequence ATGTCCAAAGTCTGTCAGGTAACGGGCAAGCGGCCGATGACCGGCAACAACGTGTCTCACTCGCACCGCAAGACGCGGCGCCGCTTCCTGCCGAACCTCCACTACCATCGTTTCTGGGTGGAGAGCGAGCAACGCTTCGTTCGCCTGCGGGTCTCCGCCGCCGGCATGCGCATCATCGACAAGAAAGGCATCGACGCCGTGCTCGCCGAGCTGCGCGCACGTGGCGAGAAGGTCTGA
- the rpmG gene encoding 50S ribosomal protein L33: MAKAVREKIRLNSSAGTGHFYTTTKNKRTMTGKFEIKKYDPVIRKHVIYKEGKIK; this comes from the coding sequence ATGGCCAAGGCAGTTCGTGAAAAGATCCGGCTCAATTCGAGCGCAGGCACCGGTCACTTCTATACCACCACCAAGAACAAGCGCACCATGACGGGCAAGTTCGAGATCAAGAAGTACGACCCCGTCATCCGCAAGCACGTGATCTACAAGGAAGGCAAGATCAAGTAA